GAGGGACCAAAGCTGCTGGGCTTTCGATGTGCACATTTGCAGAGTGTAGTGATGGTGTGCGTAATCACTGGATCAGCCACGTGAACAGCCCTGTTCACGTGATGAGCTGGGTAAGTGAGCACCCACCCAGTGAGGGATACATTTCAGTGTATAAGGGGGTAGACGCGCTGTGCCTGAGAAGGTCGCCTtctaaaaaaaaaagagagccgATTGTGGGAGAAAggcaagcaaaagagagcgagaaagcaTGGCACCATGCAAGAAGTCTGAGTAGCACAGCGGCACACTGCACGACGTGGAAGCAGACGTAGATCGGCCTCGTGGCCGATGCTCGCCGTGACTCGGCAATGCCTGCCGTGTCCACACTTTCATCAGATGGGgaacgcacgcacgcgcatggagggggagagctaaaaaggaaaaaaaaagagagaagtgagaCGATAGCGTGAGATAAGCGAGAGATAATATATTGTGTCACGAGAAGGCATGGCTGCGCACATCGCTGAAGCAATAAACACCCACGGCACTGCCTCATCGGAACTCGAAGATGCCACTTATAGTGCAGTTTGGCGGTACTTGCACCACCTTTCGCTTCGCGGGATCACCTGGGTAGGCGGTGGGGGAAATCAGATCGTTGCTGTACTTGGGCGGCACACCCTTGCGGTTTGAGATGGTGATGTGCGGTATGGGGTTGGCGCAGGGGTAGTGTGCGTCGTCACGGAACACGGTAACCGCCACTCCGTCAGGATCGGCGACGACAGACTCTAAGGTGAGCGTGACAGACTGGCCAAGGAGTTTGGCAAGCTGGACAAACGCCACAGGGTCCATCACACCTCCAAAGTACATTGTCGTGAGGTGGAAcgcgcgctgcaccacctgcCCTGCAGTGAACTCCTGAGGAACCACACTGAGTAGCCTCGCCACGTCCTCTTGTTGCTGTATGCTGATGCAGGCGTAAATTGGGTGGCGCGGCAGCTTGCCCAAAAAGGATTCGTATTGGTGAGACAAGTCAATCGCCTCGCTGATATCCTTGTCCGTGACAGGCGGTAGCGTGTGCATGCCGTTGTCCTCAAGCTTTTCCCATATCCTACGCACCATATCGTTGATTGGCGTGGTGATGTCCAGCTCGAGCACCAACTCTGGCGGGTCCTTTGGCATCTCACAGGCTTCCAACGCTCTGTGCACAAGTCTTCGTATGGTCTTCATCTGCGCCTGGCGTTCCTGCGGTGCCAGATTCGGGTCAACACGGAGGGATCGGTGGCAGCTCCCGCGGCCGAGCACGCGgtccacgcacacactgTGCAGTCCCTTCTCCCCATCGGGGTGAAACCACGTCACCGTCAAGCTCAGTGGTAGATTGTCGTAGTCATGGTTCATCTCAGCGTCCAGGTTCATCTTGTCAATTATCAAATGCGTCACCTTCGACCCCGCCTTCGCGGCTTGACGAAGCGAGGCGAGGAATTTCTTGCGGTTGCCTAACTCGTCCTGATTTACCCAACGAGGGCCGTACTGTGCCTTTTGCAGCAGTGCGTAGAGGGCACGGCCCAAGGTGGACTTGCCATGCCCTTGCGACCCCACAAACTTGATCACATCCAAATCCTGCGTACCGCTGTCCCACTCCACCGGATCGTGTTGGTACTGCTCGCACTCGCTGTATAGCTTCGGGTCGGAGTCCACGGCGGTCTGGAACTCCTTCTGGAGAGAGTGCCATCGACTTCGCTGCTGGAACAGTTCGTTGCGCTGCATGTGTGGCGTGAGGCGCCGAGTCATCTGCAGCCAGGCAGCAAAGTGCAGGAGCCAGGGCATGCGGTGCATCTCCCAGTCCTTGAAGTAGTCTCGCAGCTCCGGGGGTTGATGGTCCAGCTTCTTCTTGAGCAACGCCTGGAGCTCATTGCTGGTGAGCTTGTGGTTTGTGATGGCCTCCCGCGTGATGCGCTCCATGACATACGGGTGTGATTTTTCCGTCCACAATCGCACCACCTTTCCGCCTGCGTCGGCGCCGTACATGACACAGCCCTCCGAGTTAATGCTTCGGCGAATCGTGCCGACGAGCTGCACGTACTCAGGAGAGCTGTACACGACCGACGCGCCGTAGTGCGAGAAGGGGAGTCCGACACTGGCGTAAAACGCCTCAGCGTCTGCCACTGGGATACAGAGGCCATCTTGCC
The DNA window shown above is from Leishmania panamensis strain MHOM/PA/94/PSC-1 chromosome 31 sequence and carries:
- a CDS encoding hypothetical protein (TriTrypDB/GeneDB-style sysID: LpmP.31.1980) gives rise to the protein MEAPIKNLDLCVKCFHLIHLFSTRAHIQRMVDSFRGTPGQGNRGQGRGGRHGRPPSSGLPTAAHRPSGGRRKKKNRIRLEHNAQSLVIANAFDVSCAHLSQCREQGSLFLLPLPTAAAQRRFLVVERNISGSDDVLYSQHREVWECLPRGNARVYIKTDSPNGPGGYTLVGAVNGLRKFGDKDSTYGYPDAVQTVIAMETGNGVCGHLSAFVLPLAKRGETSEDADTCCDAAEVEDTSRRFWVIGSTDVHIVLDYAVSEECLHYYSSLGCRYSHAIKISRLWKAMLPGGAELSSANSDARDAASPTLTPAQARALHDALHKEMWTSCFEVTFSDSTPLMEDSGVNKLQFYAVTLNKRAFEAACTDHPALSGNKAEEGDNGDSLEETADAPNEAPQYSRQDGLCIPVADAEAFYASVGLPFSHYGASVVYSSPEYVQLVGTIRRSINSEGCVMYGADAGGKVVRLWTEKSHPYVMERITREAITNHKLTSNELQALLKKKLDHQPPELRDYFKDWEMHRMPWLLHFAAWLQMTRRLTPHMQRNELFQQRSRWHSLQKEFQTAVDSDPKLYSECEQYQHDPVEWDSGTQDLDVIKFVGSQGHGKSTLGRALYALLQKAQYGPRWVNQDELGNRKKFLASLRQAAKAGSKVTHLIIDKMNLDAEMNHDYDNLPLSLTVTWFHPDGEKGLHSVCVDRVLGRGSCHRSLRVDPNLAPQERQAQMKTIRRLVHRALEACEMPKDPPELVLELDITTPINDMVRRIWEKLEDNGMHTLPPVTDKDISEAIDLSHQYESFLGKLPRHPIYACISIQQQEDVARLLSVVPQEFTAGQVVQRAFHLTTMYFGGVMDPVAFVQLAKLLGQSVTLTLESVVADPDGVAVTVFRDDAHYPCANPIPHITISNRKGVPPKYSNDLISPTAYPGDPAKRKVVQVPPNCTISGIFEFR